Proteins from one Mastacembelus armatus chromosome 16, fMasArm1.2, whole genome shotgun sequence genomic window:
- the kif13a gene encoding kinesin-like protein KIF13A isoform X1 has translation MSDTKVKVAVRVRPMNRRETELNTKCVVDMEDNQTVLHPPPSNAKGENRKQPKVFAFDHCFWSMDESNIPKYAGQEVVFKCLGEGILENAFQGYNACIFAYGQTGSGKSFSMMGNVEQPGLIPRLCCSLFERVHREANEAHTFKVEVSYMEIYNEKVRDLLDPKGSRQSLKVREHKVLGPYVDGLSQLAVTSFEDIEVLMSEGNKSRTVAATNMNEESSRSHAVFSIIVTQTLYDLQSGNSGEKVSKMSLVDLAGSERVSKTGAAGERLKEGSNINKSLTTLGCVISALADQSAGKGKAKFVPYRDSVLTWLLKDNLGGNSKTAMIATVSPAADNYEETLSTLRYADRAKRIVNHAVVNEDPNARIIRELREEVEKLRVQLSQAESMKAPELKEKLQESEKLIQEMTVTWEEKLRKTEEIATERQKQLESMGISLETSGIKVGEDKCYLVNLNADPALNELLVYYLKEHTRVGADTSQDIQLFGIGIQSEHCVLELCPDGDVTLMPIGNARTCVNGTMVDSLVHLWHGDRILWGNNHFFRINLPKRKRRDRLKELERASPRDSFVEADVETASEASSEQDYSYEFAQMEVMMKTLGNNDPMQNVVQVLEKQYLEEKRMALEEQKVMYERELESLRQQLSPDKTPQHHRSNSDRLTFPTHTPHSKLRLWTEERDELFRQSLSRLREQVVKANTLVREANFLAEEMNKLTDYQVTLQIPAANLSANRKRGAIVSEPAIQVRRKGKGTQVWTIEKLENKLVDMRDHYRDWKEGTQEMYNKATSKHCDPFYEAQENHNLIGVANIFLECLFQDVKLQYAVPIISQQGEVAGRLHVELMRVSGAVPERLSGGDDSSENSSESSCYEVMDTNGEIVHMAKRLTCRVRIREATGLPLNLSNFVFCQYTFWEHGEPTVAPPMVSPDRPSPRSPDAQFTVQFNHCKDYVVHVTDEFLEFISDGALAIEVWGHRCAGNGRSLWELDALEAKTQTLRDRWSEVSRRIELWISIQELNEQGEYSSVELLPGKDISTGGVFQLRQGHSRRLHVSVKPVQNSGTLPLLVEAVLSISIGCVSARSTKLQRPLDSYQREAEDDMDSYQEEDLNCVRERWSEALVKRREYLDEQIKKIINKHEKSEEDIEREARLVEQWVGLTEERNAVLVPAPGSGIPGAPADWTPPAGMEAHIPVLFLDLNADNLTVNEQLTGPHAAGVNSILPKEHGSQFFYLPIIRHSDEEVSAVCSWDSSIHDSVHLNRVTSPNERIYLIIKATVQLSHPASMELVLRKRIAVNIYNKQSFTQSLKRRMSLKNTLYSCGVTYEIVSNIPKASEEPEERETLALMAARDSEETKDGETYIEKYTRGVLEVENILSLERLRQAVTVKEVLAAKGRHLRRSISTPNVQHSSSCSKTDLTGCEDDDCRDHCDHVDNKPQDGSLCSTLIKTKENQGVVPDSPTFFNSSPFKVLSPQPSKFLKSLLPVKEENKAKKALETRPLLGQETHLQSMRSLVDSPALLPPPCPWRRPRAGSEGHCKPSTSTSTSTSTSTPTSRQLSHTLTHTPQDSEDDETDVDVTLNLDRGPQDHSSFQPYIPEDFANFEIYNAILESQEGFLSSDLKGSQCRTESREREASRSPTTSSCTSGYFSHSASNATLSDMPFSASESSDHLREDPLGCAAGRGCIQTKSVSARSDTQQPAVSACGVQDLLNHPQTSSPVSIPNCTDKRQTFPLPHNCVLSASQEFTDFKGADDSIEESDLAQFTEGWDQKGVELSANQQRKPDNVETCDSGSQHTSDISAVIHTCKPQNASAVIGQCPNNEDCVSVPVSCPDTTVVCTSGRAPVSAADKVPSPAQVIPSASVPHPASLSPITLLSTAPPSTPTLRAGGEPPIQEPAQGDLPHGSPCPSPNPSSAEPSGDSSGDESTPAAQLPDWMAPGEQVWVGKRRGTVYYVGGVEFAKGIWIGVKLDMAVGKHNGTVQGRVYFRCPPGHGVFVKPSRLTRGPSPVDTEPQTLIR, from the exons CATGATGGGAAATGTGGAGCAGCCAGGTCTAATCCCTCGACTCTGCTGCTCGCTGTTTGAGAGGGTCCACAGAGAGGCTAACGAGGCTCACACTTTTAAGGTTGAGGTGTCCTACATGGAGATCTACAATGAGAAGGTCCGTGACCTGTTGGATCCCAAAGG GAGCCGTCAATCCCTGAAAGTCCGAGAACACAAAGTCCTGGGTCCATATGTGGATGGTCTGTCTCAGCTGGCCGTGACCAGCTTTGAG GACATCGAGGTGTTAATGTCAGAGGGGAACAAATCTCGCACAGTTGCAGCCACCAACATGAATGAGGAGAGCAGCCGTTCACACGCCGTCTTCAGCATCattgtcacacaaacactttatgACCTGCAGTCCGGG AATTCAGGGGAGAAAGTCAGCAAGATGAGTCTGGTTGATCTGGCGGGAAGTGAGCGAGTCTCCAAGACTGGAGCCGCTGGAGAGAGACTCAAAGAGGGCAGCAATATTAACAA aTCTCTCACCACATTAGGCTGTGTGATTTCTGCTCTGGCTGATCAATCTGCAGGAAAGGGCAAGGCCAAGTTTGTGCCTTACAGAGACTCGGTCCTCACCTGGCTCCTTAAG GACAACCTTGGTGGAAACAGCAAGACAGCCATGATAGCCACAGTGAGTCCAGCGGCTGATAACTACGAGGAGACCCTGTCCACGCTACGCTATGCAGACAGAGCCAAGAGAATTGTCAACCATGCCGTGGTGAACGAAGATCCCAACGCTCGGATCATCAGAGAGCTCAGGGAAGAGGTGGAGAAGCTCAGAGTTCAACTCTCTCAGGctgag TCCATGAAGGCTCCTGAGCTGaaggagaagctgcaggagTCGGAGAAACTCATTCAGGAGATGACCGTCACCTGGGAGGAGAAActaagaaaaacagaggagatTGCCACT GAGCGTCAGAAGCAGTTGGAGAGTATGGGCATTTCTTTGGAAACATCTGGGATTAAAGTGGGAGAAGACAAGTGTTACCTCGTCAATCTGAACGCCGACCCTGCCCTGAATGAGCTACTGGTCTACTACCTGAAG GAGCACACGCGTGTGGGTGCGGACACGTCCCAGGACATCCAGCTCTTTGGGATCGGGATCCAGTCGGAGCACTGCGTCCTGGAGCTCTGCCCAGATGGTGATGTCACCCTGATGCCAATAGGGAATGCCAG GACCTGTGTGAACGGAACAATGGTTGATTCCTTGGTGCACCTCTGGCATGGAGACCGGATTTTATGGGGCAACAACCACTTTTTCAG GATCAATCTACCTAAGAGAAAGCGACGGGACCGTTTGAAGGAGCTGGAGAGAGCTTCGCCCAGAGACAGCTTTGTGGAGGCAGATGTAGAGACCGCCAGCGAGGCCTCTTCTGAGCAGGACTACAGCTATGAGTTTGCCCAGATGGAGGTCATGATGAAGACTCTGGGGAATAATG ACCCAATGCAGAACGTGGTCCAGGTGCTGGAGAAGCAATACCTGGAGGAGAAGAGGATGGCTCTGGAGGAGCAAAAGGTGATGTATGAACGAGAGCTCGAGTCGCTACGGCAACAGTTATCTCCAGATAAAACGCCACAACACCATCGCAGCAACAGTGACCGCCTTACGTTCCCGACGCACACGCCACACAGCAAGCTGCGACTGTGGACAGAGGAGCG ggATGAGCTTTTTCGTCAGAGCCTCTCTCGACTCAGGGAGCAGGTAGTGAAAGCTAACACCTTGGTGCGAGAGGCCAACTTTTTGGCAGAGGAGATGAACAAACTGACTGACTATCAGGTCACACTTCAGATTCCTGCAGCCAACCTCAGTGCCAACCGCAAG CGTGGAGCAATAGTGAGTGAGCCAGCCATCCAGGTACgaaggaaaggaaagggaaCCCAGGTGTGGACCATTGAGAAGCTGGAGAACAAACTAGTGGACATGAGAGACCACTACAGGGACTGGAAAGAAGGCACACAAGAGATG TATAACAAAGCAACCAGTAAGCACTGTGATCCATTTTATGAGGCACAAGAGAACCACAACCTGATAGGAGTGGCCAACATTTTTCTGGAGTGCCTTTTCCAGGATGTCAAACTGCAATACGCAGTCCCGATCATCAGCCAACAAGGAGAG GTAGCGGGCCGGTTGCACGTTGAGCTGATGCGAGTTAGTGGAGCAGTACCAGAGCGCCTGTCCGGAGGAGATGACTCATCAGAAAACTCCAGTGAGAGCAGCTGCTATGAGGTCATGGACACCAACGGGGAGATCGTCCACATGGCCAAGAGGCTCACCTGCAGG GTGCGGATCAGGGAGGCTACAGGTCTGCCGCTCAACCTGTCCAACTTTGTCTTCTGTCAGTACACCTTCTGGGAGCACGGTGAGCCCACTGTGGCTCCCCCCATGGTCAGCCCAGACAGACCTTCCCCTCGAAGCCCAGATGCTCAGTTCACTGTACAGTTTAATCACTGCAAG GACTATGTTGTGCATGTGACCGACGAGTTTCTGGAGTTTATATCAGATGGTGCATTGGCCATAGAAGTGTGGGGTCACCGCTGTGCTGGGAATGGACGTTCGCTTTGGGAATTAGATGCACTGGAGGCCAAGACCCAGACGCTTCGAGACAG GTGGAGTGAAGTTTCTCGCAGGATCGAGCTGTGGATCTCAATCCAGGAGCTGAATGAGCAGGGAGAGTACTCATCTGTGGAGCTGCTTCCTGGAAAAGACATCAGCACAGGAGGAGTCTTCCAACTCCGACAG GGTCACTCGAGGAggctgcatgtgtctgtgaagcCGGTCCAAAACTCGGGCACTCTGCCTCTGCTGGTGGAGGCTGTGCTGTCCATCTCTATTGGCTGTGTGTCAGCTCGCTCCACCAAATTACAGAGGCCTCTCGACAGCTACCAG agagaggcagaagaCGATATGGATAGTTATCAG GAGGAAGATCTTAATTGTGTGCGAGAGCGCTGGTCAGAGGCTCTGGTCAAACGTCGGGAATACCTCGATGAacaaatcaagaaaataatcaacaaaCACG AAAAGTCAGAAGAGGACATTGAGCGTGAAGCTCGGCTGGTGGAACAGTGGGTCGGCTTGACTGAAGAGAGAAATGCAGTGCTGGTACCTGCTCCTGGCAGTGGCATCCCTGGGGCTCCTGCAGACTG GACCCCACCTGCAGGAATGGAAGCACACATCCCGGTACTGTTCCTGGATTTGAATG CGGATAATCTGACAGTAAATGAGCAGCTGACTGGCCCACATGCTGCAGGTGTTAACTCCATCCTGCCAAAGGAACATGGAAGTCAGTTCTTCTATTTACCCATCATCAGGCACAGTGATGAGGAG GTGTCAGCAGTGTGCTCCTGGGACTCATCTATCCACGACTCTGTGCACCTCAACCGGGTCACGTCTCCAAATGAACGCATCTACCTGATCATCAAAGCCACCGTGCAGCTCAGCCACCCAGCCTCCATGGAGCTGGTCCTCCGAAAGAGAATCGCTGTCAACATCTACAACAAACAG AGTTTCACTCAGAGTCTCAAGCGAAGAATGTCCTTAAAGAACACGCTTTACTCCTGTGGTGTGACGTACGAGATCGTGTCCAACATACCAAAG GCCTCAGAAGAGCCAGAGGAGAGGGAGACCTTGGCCCTTATGGCTGCTCGTGACAGCGAGGAGACTAAGGACGGTGAGACCTACATAGAGAAATATACACGGGGAGTACTGGAAGTGGAGAACATCCTCAGTCTGGAGCGGCTACGACAG GCTGTGACGGTGAAGGAAGTGCTCGCTGCTAAAGGGAGACACTTAAGAAGAAGTATCAGCACACCAAATGTACAGCAT TCATCATCATGTAGCAAAACAGACCTGACTGGTTGTGAGGATGACGACTGTAGG GACCACTGTGATCATGTGGACAACAAACCCCAGGATGGCTCCCTTTGCAGCACACTCATCAAAACCAAGGAGAACCAAG GTGTGGTTCCAGACAGCCCTACTTTTTTCAACTCCAGCCCCTTCAAAGTTCTCTCCCCTCAGCCATCGAAGTTCCTCAAGTCTCTGCTGCCTGTCAAGGAGGAGAACAAGGCGAAGAAAGCCCTGGAGACCCGGCCACTGCTGGGACAAGAG ACCCATCTGCAGAGCATGCGCTCACTTGTGGACAGCCCTGCACTGCTCCCCCCTCCCTGCCCCTGGCGCCGACCCAGGGCAGGCAGCGAGGGCCACTGCAAgccttccacctccacctccacctccacctccacctccactccCACCAGCAGACAGCTCagccacacactgacacacactcct CAGGACTCAGAGGATGATGAGACTGATGTGGATGTGACTCTGAATCTAGACCGGGGCCCTCAAGACCACAGCAGCTTCCAGCCTTACATCCCAGAGGATTTTGCAAACTTTGAGATCTACAATGCCATTCTGGAGAGCCAGGAAGGGTTTCTGTCCTCTGACTTGAAGGGAAGTCAGTGTAGGACtgagagcagggagagagaagcATCCCGGAGTCCCACAACCAGCAGCTGCACTAGCGGCTACTTTTCACACAGCGCCTCCAATGCCACACTGTCCGACATGCCTTTCAGTGCCAGCGAGAGCTCTGACCACCTCAGAGAAGACCCCCTTGGCTGTGCTGCTGGAAGAGGGTGCATCCAAACCAAAAGTGTTTCTGCACGGAGTGACACCCAACAGCCTGCTGTCTCAGCATGTGGGGTCCAGGACCTGCTCAACCACCCTCAGACCTCCTCGCCTGTCAGTATTCCTAATTGCACCGACAAGCGGCAAACGTTCCCGTTGCCTCACAACTGTGTTCTCAGTGCGAGCCAAGAATTCACTGACTTTAAAGGGGCAGATGACAGTATTGAAGAGAGTGATTTAGCACAATTTACAGAGGGATGGGATCAGAAAGGTGTGGAGCTCTCTGCAAACCAGCAGAGGAAACCAGATAACGTTGAAACATGTGACAGTGGCAGTCAACACACCTCTGACATCTCTGCTGTTATCCATACATGCAAACCACAAAATGCTTCAGCTGTTATAGGTCAGTGCCCTAATAATGAAGACTGTGTTAGCGTACCTGTGTCCTGTCCTGACACAACTGTAGTATGCACTTCAGGCAGGGCCCCGGTATCAGCAGCTGACAAGGTGCCATCTCCAGCTCAAGTAATTCCCTCTGCATCAGTCCCACATCCAGCGTCACTATCCCCAATCACCCTGTTGTCCACAGCGCCACCTTCTACCCCCACCCTGCGAGCAGGGGGAGAACCTCCGATCCAGGAGCCAGCACAGGGAGATCTGCCCCACGGGAGTCCCTGTCCCAGCCCTAACCCTAGCAGTGCAGAGCCCTCAGGGGACTCCAGCGGAGATGAGAGCACCCCTGCCGCTCAGCTTCCTGACTGGATGGCCCCTGGGGAACAGGTGTGGGtggggaagaggagaggaacgGTCTACTATGTCGGAGGGGTAGAGTTTGCTAAGGGGATCTGGATTGGTGTCAAGTTGGACATGGCAGTGG GTAAGCACAACGGGACTGTCCAGGGCCGGGTGTACTTCCGCTGTCCCCCAGGCCACGGTGTGTTTGTGAAGCCATCCCGTCTCACCAGGGGGCCGTCCCCCGTGGACACAGAACCCCAGACCCTGATTAGATAG